A genome region from Arthrobacter sp. SLBN-100 includes the following:
- a CDS encoding MFS transporter yields the protein MNAAARRIQRIYLTLTLGNTLAASFIWGVNTLFLLDAGLSNFEAFAANAFFTVGMVIFEIPTGVVADGWGRRVSFLLGTVTLAGSTFLYYLLWQFSAPFPLWAVVSVLLGLGFTFFSGAVEAWLVDALRYSGYEGGLEAVFGRGQMVAGAAMLAGSASGGAIAQATNLGVPFLVRAGVLLAMFGVAMWLMHDVGFTPARSTHPLGATRAVLSASIDNGLKVRPVRYVMLAAPFSAGVGIYVFYALQPYLLELFGDPSAYSVAGLAAAIAAGAQVVGGWLAPYTRSLFRKRTSVLIASGCISTLIFVVLGFTRVFWVALVLLAIWAVVDSSARPVRPAYINDMIPSKERATVLSFDSLMGSSGGAVVQPLLGRSADLFGYPASLALAGVFQSLAIPFLLASRRQGAPADEANASTTKAQDKGSAEDSRA from the coding sequence ATGAACGCCGCCGCCCGAAGGATCCAGCGCATCTACCTGACATTGACGCTGGGCAATACCCTTGCGGCCTCCTTCATCTGGGGCGTCAACACGCTGTTCCTGCTGGACGCGGGCCTCAGCAACTTTGAGGCGTTCGCCGCCAACGCGTTCTTCACGGTGGGCATGGTGATTTTCGAAATTCCCACCGGGGTGGTCGCCGACGGCTGGGGCCGCCGGGTGTCGTTCCTGCTGGGCACCGTAACCCTCGCCGGCTCCACCTTCCTCTATTACCTCCTGTGGCAGTTCTCGGCCCCGTTCCCGCTGTGGGCGGTGGTGTCGGTCCTGCTCGGCCTGGGTTTCACCTTCTTCTCCGGCGCTGTTGAGGCCTGGCTTGTCGATGCACTCCGCTACTCCGGATATGAGGGCGGGCTGGAGGCAGTATTCGGCCGCGGACAAATGGTGGCGGGGGCGGCCATGCTGGCCGGGTCTGCATCCGGCGGGGCGATTGCCCAGGCCACGAACCTTGGCGTGCCGTTCCTGGTGCGCGCAGGGGTGTTGCTGGCAATGTTCGGCGTAGCGATGTGGCTCATGCACGACGTCGGGTTCACCCCCGCGCGCTCCACCCACCCGCTTGGGGCGACCCGGGCTGTCCTGTCCGCGTCGATCGATAACGGACTGAAAGTCAGGCCCGTCCGTTACGTGATGCTGGCCGCGCCCTTCAGCGCCGGCGTCGGGATTTATGTCTTCTACGCCCTGCAGCCGTACCTGCTGGAGCTCTTCGGTGACCCCAGTGCCTATTCGGTGGCCGGGCTCGCTGCGGCAATTGCAGCGGGCGCGCAGGTCGTTGGCGGTTGGCTTGCGCCCTACACCCGAAGCCTGTTCCGCAAACGGACTTCGGTGCTGATCGCCAGCGGCTGTATCAGTACGTTGATTTTTGTGGTGTTGGGGTTTACGCGGGTGTTCTGGGTGGCCTTGGTCCTGCTGGCGATCTGGGCCGTTGTCGACTCCTCGGCAAGGCCGGTGCGGCCGGCGTACATCAACGACATGATCCCTTCGAAAGAGCGGGCCACGGTCCTCAGCTTCGACTCGCTGATGGGATCGAGCGGGGGCGCGGTAGTTCAGCCGCTGCTCGGCCGGAGCGCCGACCTGTTCGGTTATCCGGCGTCTTTGGCGCTGGCCGGTGTTTTCCAGAGCCTGGCGATTCCGTTCCTGCTGGCCAGCCGGCGGCAGGGCGCCCCGGCCGATGAGGCCAACGCGTCCACTACTAAGGCCCAGGACAAGGGATCCGCCGAAGATTCCCGCGCCTGA
- a CDS encoding VWA domain-containing protein: MTEPDNKSRNRLGRWRLVLGGHDADGVTDGNGNRVELSAADARRDQALEDLYGDDQRRRGGLGASSPRVSRWLGDIRGYFPSSVVQVMQADAMDRLGLRQLLLEPEMLRTVQPDVGLVSTLIGLGRVIPEHSRETARTVVRQVTDELEERLRARTIQAVTGALNRAARTRRPRHQDIDWNRTIAANLKHYQPEHRTIIPERLVGHARRSTEIQRDIILCIDQSGSMAESVVYSSVFGAVLGSLRSVRTRLVVFDTEVVDLTDELDDPVDVLFGVQLGGGTDINRALAYCQDRITQPAETILVLISDLYEGGIAEEMLRRAASIVGSGTALIALLALSDSGHPSFDSNHAAALAGIGVPAFACTPDLFPDLMAAAIERRDVGEWAASHDIPATHEP, from the coding sequence GTGACAGAACCGGATAACAAGAGCCGCAACCGCCTGGGCCGCTGGCGGCTGGTGCTTGGCGGCCACGACGCGGACGGGGTTACCGACGGCAACGGCAACCGGGTGGAGCTTTCGGCCGCCGACGCCCGGCGGGACCAGGCCTTGGAGGACCTGTACGGGGACGATCAGCGCCGCCGCGGCGGACTGGGCGCGTCCAGCCCCCGGGTGTCCCGCTGGCTGGGCGACATCCGCGGGTACTTCCCGTCCAGCGTGGTGCAGGTGATGCAGGCGGACGCCATGGACCGGCTGGGCCTGCGGCAACTGCTCCTGGAGCCGGAGATGCTGCGGACTGTACAGCCCGACGTCGGCCTTGTCAGTACGCTGATCGGCCTCGGCCGGGTGATTCCCGAGCACTCCCGGGAGACGGCTCGGACCGTGGTGCGGCAGGTGACGGACGAGCTGGAGGAGCGGCTGCGTGCCCGGACCATCCAGGCGGTTACCGGCGCATTGAACCGGGCCGCCCGGACCAGGCGGCCCCGGCACCAGGACATCGATTGGAACAGGACTATCGCCGCGAACCTCAAGCACTACCAGCCCGAGCACCGCACCATTATTCCCGAGCGGCTGGTGGGCCATGCCCGGCGCAGCACCGAGATCCAGCGCGACATCATCCTGTGCATCGACCAGTCCGGCTCCATGGCCGAATCCGTGGTGTACTCCAGCGTGTTCGGCGCGGTGCTCGGCTCGCTGCGGTCGGTGCGCACCCGGCTGGTGGTCTTCGACACCGAAGTGGTTGACCTGACGGACGAGCTGGATGATCCGGTTGATGTGCTGTTCGGCGTGCAGCTGGGCGGCGGCACGGACATCAACCGTGCCCTGGCCTACTGCCAGGACCGGATCACCCAGCCCGCCGAGACCATCCTGGTGCTCATCAGCGACCTCTATGAGGGCGGCATTGCCGAGGAGATGCTGCGGCGCGCCGCGAGCATCGTCGGATCCGGTACCGCCCTGATCGCGCTGCTGGCCCTGAGCGACAGCGGCCACCCGTCGTTCGACTCCAACCACGCCGCCGCCCTCGCCGGCATCGGCGTCCCCGCGTTCGCCTGCACGCCGGACCTGTTCCCGGACCTCATGGCGGCGGCCATTGAGCGGCGGGATGTGGGCGAATGGGCCGCGTCGCACGATATTCCCGCCACGCACGAGCCTTAG
- the map gene encoding type I methionyl aminopeptidase, with translation MIEILSPTEISRARETGALVADILQALKSRAAVGTNLLDINRWAGEMILGAGASSCYIDYEPSFGRGPFGHYICTAVNDAVLHGMPYGYALADGDLLTLDLAVSKDGVAADSAISFLVGDAKPLEGITMIDATERALYAGIAVAGPGARIGDISHAIGSVLSEAGYPVNTQFGGHGIGSTMHQDPHVPNTGRPGRGYTLRPGLLLALEPWVMADTAELVTDPDGWTLRSATGCLTAHSEHTIAITDDGAEILTLPTQK, from the coding sequence ATGATCGAGATCCTGAGCCCCACCGAAATCTCCCGGGCAAGGGAAACAGGAGCCTTGGTCGCTGATATCCTGCAGGCCCTGAAGAGCCGGGCGGCAGTGGGAACCAACCTCCTGGACATTAACCGGTGGGCCGGGGAGATGATCCTCGGCGCCGGAGCCTCGTCCTGCTACATCGACTACGAGCCGTCCTTCGGACGCGGGCCGTTCGGCCACTACATCTGCACAGCCGTCAACGACGCCGTGCTGCACGGGATGCCCTACGGCTACGCACTGGCCGACGGCGACCTGCTGACACTCGACCTTGCCGTCTCCAAAGACGGAGTGGCTGCGGACTCCGCCATCAGCTTCCTCGTCGGCGACGCCAAGCCGTTGGAGGGCATCACCATGATCGACGCGACCGAACGCGCCCTGTATGCCGGGATCGCAGTGGCCGGTCCCGGAGCGCGCATCGGCGACATCTCCCATGCCATCGGTTCCGTCCTCAGCGAAGCCGGCTACCCGGTCAACACCCAGTTCGGCGGCCACGGCATCGGATCAACCATGCACCAGGACCCGCACGTTCCCAACACCGGCCGTCCCGGCCGCGGGTACACGCTGCGCCCCGGGCTCCTGCTGGCGTTGGAGCCCTGGGTGATGGCGGACACCGCAGAACTCGTCACCGATCCCGACGGTTGGACGCTGCGCAGCGCCACAGGCTGCCTGACGGCCCACAGCGAGCACACGATCGCCATCACCGACGACGGTGCGGAAATCCTCACCCTGCCTACGCAGAAGTAA
- a CDS encoding vWA domain-containing protein, translating to MASHNHSARYGRYTGGPDPLAPPVDLAEALDAVAEDVMAGYSPRHALQEFLRRGGRDREGLDDLARRVQQRRSELLGRHRLDGTLDEVQKLLETAVLEERKQLARDAMMDNNDRAFREMQLQNLPQSTPAAVNELASYDWQSSTAREAYERIKDLLGREVLDQRFAGMKQALENATDEDKAAVAGMLRDLNELLDKHRRGEDTKADFQEFMAKHGDYFPENPQSVEELIDALAKRAAAAQRLLQSMSPEQRDELMRLSAQAFGSPELMAQLDQLDSSLRALRPGEDWTGSERFEGQEGLGLGDGTGVLQDIAELDGLADQLSQSYNGSNLDDLDLDALARQLGQNAAVTARTLAEIERAMQDGGYLRRGSDGDLRLSPQAMRQLGRSLLRDTAKQLSGRQGRRDTRVAGAAGEQTGSSRQWEFGDAEPWDVTRTLTNALSRTVAGGGNPAQGIHLTAADIEVSETEARTQAAVVLLVDVSFSMAAEGRWVPMKRTALALHHLISTRFRGDRLELVTFGRYARSMDIGELTALPSRREQGTNLHHGLLLAGRFFRRHPSMQPVLLLVTDGEPTVHLLPDGEAWFCWPSDPETIRATVAELDRLGRAGTQATFFRLGNDPSLERFVQRMARRVGARVVAPDVGGLGAAVVGEYLRAHFRGRAFDDADWASWDR from the coding sequence ATGGCCAGCCACAACCACTCCGCCAGGTACGGCCGGTACACGGGCGGTCCGGACCCGCTCGCGCCGCCGGTTGACCTTGCCGAGGCGCTGGACGCCGTGGCCGAGGACGTGATGGCAGGCTACTCACCCCGGCATGCGCTGCAGGAGTTCCTGCGCCGCGGCGGCCGGGACCGGGAGGGCCTGGATGATCTTGCGCGGCGTGTCCAGCAGCGCCGCAGCGAACTGCTGGGCCGGCACCGGCTGGACGGCACCCTGGACGAGGTGCAGAAGCTCTTGGAGACGGCGGTGCTGGAGGAGCGCAAGCAGCTCGCCCGCGACGCCATGATGGACAACAACGATCGCGCCTTCCGGGAGATGCAGCTGCAGAACCTGCCGCAGTCCACACCGGCTGCGGTCAACGAACTGGCCTCCTATGACTGGCAGTCGAGTACCGCCCGGGAGGCTTACGAGCGGATCAAGGACCTCCTGGGCCGCGAGGTCCTGGACCAGCGGTTCGCCGGTATGAAGCAGGCACTCGAAAACGCCACGGACGAAGACAAGGCAGCCGTGGCCGGGATGCTGCGGGACCTCAACGAACTGTTGGACAAACACCGGCGCGGCGAGGACACGAAGGCGGACTTCCAGGAGTTCATGGCCAAGCACGGCGACTACTTTCCGGAGAATCCCCAGTCCGTCGAGGAGCTGATCGACGCCCTCGCCAAGCGTGCAGCCGCGGCCCAACGGCTCCTGCAATCGATGTCTCCGGAACAGCGTGATGAGCTGATGCGGCTCTCCGCCCAGGCTTTCGGCTCCCCGGAACTGATGGCGCAGCTTGACCAGCTCGATTCAAGCCTGCGTGCCCTGCGGCCGGGCGAGGACTGGACCGGCTCGGAGCGTTTCGAGGGCCAGGAGGGCCTGGGGCTGGGCGACGGCACCGGCGTGCTCCAGGACATCGCTGAGCTGGACGGGCTGGCCGACCAGCTGTCCCAGTCCTACAACGGCTCCAACCTGGATGACCTGGACCTCGATGCCCTCGCCCGCCAGCTCGGGCAGAACGCCGCCGTCACCGCCCGCACCCTGGCTGAGATTGAACGGGCCATGCAGGACGGCGGCTACCTGCGGCGGGGAAGCGACGGCGACCTGCGGCTGTCCCCGCAGGCCATGCGGCAACTCGGGAGGTCCCTGCTGCGGGACACCGCAAAGCAGCTGTCCGGCCGGCAGGGGCGGCGGGACACGCGCGTCGCCGGCGCAGCCGGCGAGCAGACCGGTTCGAGCCGCCAGTGGGAGTTCGGGGACGCCGAGCCCTGGGACGTCACTCGCACCCTGACCAACGCGCTCAGCCGCACCGTGGCCGGCGGCGGCAACCCGGCCCAAGGGATCCACCTCACCGCTGCCGACATCGAAGTCAGCGAAACGGAGGCCCGTACCCAGGCCGCCGTCGTCCTGCTTGTTGACGTGTCCTTCTCCATGGCCGCCGAGGGACGCTGGGTGCCGATGAAGCGCACCGCGCTGGCCCTGCACCACCTCATCTCCACGCGCTTCCGGGGAGACCGGCTGGAGCTGGTCACGTTCGGGCGCTACGCACGGTCCATGGACATCGGCGAGCTGACCGCCCTGCCGTCCCGCCGGGAACAGGGAACCAACCTCCATCACGGCCTGTTGCTGGCCGGCCGTTTCTTCCGCCGCCATCCATCAATGCAGCCCGTCCTCCTGCTGGTGACCGACGGCGAACCCACCGTCCACCTGCTTCCGGACGGCGAGGCCTGGTTCTGCTGGCCCTCCGACCCGGAAACCATCCGGGCCACCGTGGCCGAGCTCGACCGGCTGGGGCGTGCCGGCACGCAGGCCACGTTCTTCCGGCTCGGGAACGACCCCAGCCTCGAGCGGTTCGTGCAGCGCATGGCCCGGCGGGTGGGGGCCAGGGTGGTGGCGCCCGACGTCGGCGGCCTGGGCGCTGCAGTGGTGGGGGAGTACCTGCGTGCCCACTTCCGCGGCCGGGCATTCGACGACGCCGACTGGGCTTCCTGGGACCGCTGA